The proteins below come from a single Cannabis sativa cultivar Pink pepper isolate KNU-18-1 chromosome 3, ASM2916894v1, whole genome shotgun sequence genomic window:
- the LOC115717509 gene encoding protein FAR1-RELATED SEQUENCE 5-like, producing MNDEQTYEWETITAELNITKPVNEIEIHDVLGKSLEKLENWEAFCEMYAKRMGFGTRKDDVRRSHGVIVMRRWVCCSEGSKKIASPDIPRKKRPHDVTRTRCQAALRILLTQPCNTWKCKEFSTIHNHELATSSERRLRENAMSTSRCVQQGCWCEQEEKIETDSEGELGFLDCLAEKDPNFFVVYQVDEENRLANLFWADGNPRLDYVAFGDVLGFDTTYMTNEYNKPLTVLIGVNHHFNTCIFGFALLLHEKLPSYCWLLQKFLECHGDKKPNVVATDQDVAMTHARCYTPSMCLASQYKCFQKG from the exons ATGAATGACGAACAAACTTATGAATGGGAAACCATAACAGCAGAGCTAAACATCACAAAACCAGTGAATGAGATTGAAATACATGACGTGCTAGGCAAGAGTCTCGAGAAACTAGAAAACTGGGAAGCATTCTGCGAAATGTACGCGAAACGGATGGGTTTCGGCACAAGAAAAGATGATGTACGACGTTCTCATGGGGTCATTGTAATGCGGAGGTGGGTTTGTTGTTCTGAGGGTTCGAAAAAAATCGCATCACCGGACATACCAAGAAAAAAAAGACCTCATGATGTCACTAGAACTAGATGTCAGGCAGCATTGCGTATCTTACTCACACAACCGTGTAACACTTGGAAATGCAAAGAGTTCAGCACAATACACAATCACGAGCTGGCTACATCGAGTGAG CGGAGGTTACGAGAGAATGCCATGTCAACTTCGAGATGTGTACAACAGGGTTGTTGGTGCGAGCAAGAAGAAAAGATAGAGACGGACTCAGAAGGGGAGCTGGGATTTCTTGATTGTCTTGCAGAGAAGGATCCAAATTTCTTCGTTGTCTATCAGGTTGACGAGGAGAATCGATTGGCTAACTTATTCTGGGCAGATGGAAACCCACGTCTGGACTATGTGGCTTTTGGGGATGTACTAGGATTTGACACAACCTACATGACAAATGAGTACAATAAGCCCCTCACTGTTCTCATTGGCGTCAACCACCATTTCAACACATGCATCTTTGGGTTTGCTCTCCTCCTCCACGAGAAGCTTCCATCATATTGTTGGCTACTTCAAAAATTTCTAGAATGCCATGGAGATAAGAAGCCAAATGTTGTAGCTACTGACCAAGATGTGGCCATGACACATGCCAGATGTTACACACCGTCTATGTGCTTGGCATCTCAATACAAATGCTTCCAAAAAGGTTAA